From the genome of Mastacembelus armatus chromosome 12, fMasArm1.2, whole genome shotgun sequence:
TGTCTCTGCAAATGGCAGAAATGAACAGTCTGCGTCGTTGGATGGAGTCAGTTTCCCAGAGGGAGAACTCCTGCTGCAGGTGAGGACGAAGACACACAGAGGGACTACATGTGTGCACCAGGGTTTGTAgcatctactgtatgtgtgtgtttccatgatGTCTCTAGGCTCTGAATGGTTTTGTGCTGGTTGTCACGGGTGACGGCACAATCTTCTACTCATCCTCGACCCTTCAGAACATCCTGGGCTTCCATCAGGTAAAGCTGTGACATCAAACGCACCAATTCACCGTGTGCTGTGCTGAGAAAACGTTACATGACCTCCTTCGTCTGTCCTCAGTGTGACGTGGTCCATCAGAGCGTGTATGAGCTCGTTCACATGGACGACAGGGAGACGCTCAAATGTCAGCTCCACTTCGACCTCAACCCCAGTCAGGCCGACTCTGCAGCAGAAGGTGAAGAGTCAGGTGTAGAAAAGTGTCAGACTAAAGGAGGCAGGCAGGGAGCATACAGGATAGAAACACACTTTTCTAACATAGGCATCGTTTCTCTGTAGATGGGTCATCAAGCAGCTCTCACATCGAGTCGACCCAGGATGTCCCTCTGGAGAATTCCTCTTTCCTGGAAAGAAACTTCTGCTGTCGCTTCCGCTGCCTCTTGGACAACACATCTGGATTCCTGGTAACATGTCAGACTGGCAGCTGTCACAGGCCGTACAGGCGTAACGTTCGCCATCTTAGTTTAGTGTGTTAGCTAACATTTGATAATTAGCTCAAAATACAACAGACCTTCTCTGGGTTTTGGCAGTTGGACAGTAAAACCTAAGAGCCTGAACACATTAATGTAACTGTGTCTCTTCCTGTCCAGGCTCTAAACTTCAGTGGGCGCCTAAAGTACCTGCATTTGCAGGGAAAAGCCGGGGCTGATGGGAAAGTGGCTCCCCCTCAGCTCGCTCTGTTTGCTATCGCCACACCTCTGCATCTTCCTCCAGTCATGGAGATCCGCACTAAGACCGTCATCTTCCAGACTAAGCACAGAATGGACTTTGCTCCTGTGGGCATTGACACCAGGTAGGGGTGTTTCAGTCCGTTTCAGAACGTCTTGAAtccttttcacatttcactgaaCCAGAAAGTGAATCTATCTCAGTTGAATCcagctctttgttttccttGCAGAGGGAAGCTGCTTCTGGGTTATACAGAGATAGATTTGGTCACCACAGGCTCTGGTTATCAGTTCATTCATGCTGCTGACATGATGCACTGTGCCGACAGCCACCTCAGGAGTGAGTTGTCCCATGTGACGCTTCCTGCATCTCAGCTCTGTTATTACCTGACTACTTCCACTTCCTGTAGCGTGTTTTTAGCCTCACATTATTGCCAGTCTTACGTCAGTCTCGTGTCCCCTGCTCTGTCCTCAGTGATCAAGACCGGAGACAGTGGCTTCACGTTCTTCAGGCTGCTGACCAAAACAGGACAGTGGCAGTGGGTTCAGGCCTCGGCCAAGATCGTCTTCAAAGGAGGAACACCAGACTTCATCATTTCTCGTCAGAAAGCCCTCACGTAAGCATCAGCGTCATATTCCAGTCCTGGTTGATTTGTGTTTAACTCCAGTAGAAATCCATTAGATGAGCGACTGGTGGTGTTTCAGGGCAGTCAACCAAACTCAGGAGAAAACGTTAGTGATCGAGTGAAACAATAAGCTCTGTGAAAAGGATGTTGTGTTTcctgcttcacaataaaatcctgcctgtgttttgcttgttgcatgcttttactgtgaagcagcagcaatAGGAAGTCTCGAGATAGCAGAAACGTAATCCAAATCTGACCGGTCTGGAAAAGAGCGAACAGTAAACTGTGACGCTGATGAAATTACCAACATTAAGTGGGTCACTGATGAGCTGTGAGGTGTAGGAATCTGTTGATGCATTATCCGGCGTTCTGAATTTAAGCTGTTATTGTTCATGtactaaaacattttataaaactcCAACATTAAAACGTTTGGCCATTATTCTTCTGTAGGAATGAAGAAGGGGAGGAGCACCTGCGTCAGAGAAGACAGCAGCTGCCCTTTAACCTTGCCACTGGTGAAGGTGTCCTATACGACATTTCTCTGGATATTTTTTCTGGTCATCCTGGCTCTGTGGTACCGGGCACCACTGAATCCACAACAGACAGTCCTCTGGACCCCTCCTCGTTACTTGGCTCTTTTCTCCAGCAGGACCACTCTGTTTACACCCAGCCACAGATGCCCAGTCCCCAGCTCCCAGTCTTCTCCCAGACAGAGCACCCTGAGTTGGAAAAATTCCAGCAATGCTTGGATGAAGTCTTTCAGGACAGCCACGCTCTACTCAGTGTGCCAGGTGAGATCCAGACTCCACAGAAGAGGCCTGTCACTGGGGATCTCACATCTGATGCCATGATTGACTCACTGGAGCAGATTTTGGGAGATATCAGGGGAGAAGGGATGGAGGGAGTTGAGGTTGAGGAGGCCGAGCTGAAGGATTGGGAGAACACACTCAACAGGATGaataaagaaagagaagaggcgTTGAGGGTCTTCAACCACATCCAGGCCAATGATGTGTTCTCATATGTGGAGGAGGCTTTGAGGAGAGAGACTAGTGGGCACATGCAGGGCTCAGATCAGACTGGGCCTCGTGTTTCTGTGATGATCAGCGGCTCATCCTTTTCAGGGCAGCAAATGACGGATGCAGAATCTAACAGGAGTGGATTTGCAGATCAGACTCATTTGGGGAACGTTCATAGTGATGTTGGAAATTCGACTGCACAGTTTTGTAACCCCCACCAGGGACACACGGCGTCTTTGTGGCCTCCAAGCAGCAGCAACCAAACGACTTCAGGACAGTCCTCTGTGA
Proteins encoded in this window:
- the LOC113124777 gene encoding aryl hydrocarbon receptor-like, which codes for MQGNGGSYAARRRKKPVPKNSNPLAVKTNPSKRHRDRLNVELDLLAGLLPFSKEVRGQLDKLSVLRLSVGYLKVKSYFRGAQQTNARPAPLVSANGRNEQSASLDGVSFPEGELLLQALNGFVLVVTGDGTIFYSSSTLQNILGFHQCDVVHQSVYELVHMDDRETLKCQLHFDLNPSQADSAAEDGSSSSSHIESTQDVPLENSSFLERNFCCRFRCLLDNTSGFLALNFSGRLKYLHLQGKAGADGKVAPPQLALFAIATPLHLPPVMEIRTKTVIFQTKHRMDFAPVGIDTRGKLLLGYTEIDLVTTGSGYQFIHAADMMHCADSHLRMIKTGDSGFTFFRLLTKTGQWQWVQASAKIVFKGGTPDFIISRQKALTNEEGEEHLRQRRQQLPFNLATGEGVLYDISLDIFSGHPGSVVPGTTESTTDSPLDPSSLLGSFLQQDHSVYTQPQMPSPQLPVFSQTEHPELEKFQQCLDEVFQDSHALLSVPGEIQTPQKRPVTGDLTSDAMIDSLEQILGDIRGEGMEGVEVEEAELKDWENTLNRMNKEREEALRVFNHIQANDVFSYVEEALRRETSGHMQGSDQTGPRVSVMISGSSFSGQQMTDAESNRSGFADQTHLGNVHSDVGNSTAQFCNPHQGHTASLWPPSSSNQTTSGQSSVTPQSWLPSGAINNFQSGHLSGLVLMDPNVEYTLNHTGSQQTFMGPQFQDPSVWQQH